One Algoriphagus sp. Y33 genomic window, TTCCTTTTGATACAGAAATAGATGGGCTCGGTGAGATATCCATTGACGGCTCCTACTTGGCAAGCTTCTATGGAAACTTCAAGATAGGAGGTGATGTGCTGGGAATAGCAAAAGTAAATCTGATGGATAAATCACTGAAGTTGGTTCCCATTGACTTTTGGGATCAATTGAAGAAATATACCGTGTCGATAGATTATGATATCGGTAAAAGAAACAGCTCTCCCGAAATGAGATTCTTGCTATTGAACGGCCCTGATGTAATTCTATCTACCTCAGCAAGCAATGAATTGTGGTATTATGATGAGGAAAGCGGGACTGTAACCCACAAGGAATACCATAGTAGACTCACCGCAAATCAAAAATCCGGTAACTACCGAAAAGACATCACCGACCACCGCCTCTATATGTACTAGGTCAAGAGAAAAAACGACGAGGTGATTTTCGGTCCGCTCATCAAGGATCACAAGGCTCAGAGGTTTTACCGGTATAGCCGCGAGCTGGACGGCGACGATCCTCAAAAGAACAAGTACACCTTTGTTTTGACTGTATTTGACGAAAAACTAGACCAAATTCATGAGCAGAAACTACAAAACAGCATTCCGATTCTAGGTAAATATTTTGAAAGGAAGACTTTTGTGCACAATGGTTCAATCTACTCTTATTTAAAAAAAGAAAACGAGTTGGCTTTTATCCGGCTAAAACCAAACTTCGAAAATGACTAGCGCTGGTTATTGTCTCTCATAAAAATCAAAAGTTCGATTCAAAATGTGGGCTCAAAGCTATAAGCCCACGTTCTTTTACAATTCTCTGAACCTTCGTCTCATTTGGCTGTTTTCTGAGTAATGACAAAATTAAAGCAACAACTAACCCTGTTTCAGCGGATTGAACGGCTACATCCATACGAAACGCTCCTCTATTTGGGAATGATCGGGAGTGGGCTGATATTTTTATTCCTGACTTTTGCTTTTCTCCTTTCCTCACGAGATCTCCTTGCCGGTATGAATCAGACAATGCCCATTGTCTTTCTGATTTCCACTTTTTTGCTGGTTGTAAGTGGGTTTTCGGCAACATCCATTAAAATTGCTTACCACGAAGAAAACACTGATCAACTACTTAGGCCGCTAAGAAATACGGTTGTTCTGGGATTGGCATTTACTTTCTTGCAGGTAATTGGATGGTTTGAATTAAAATCCAAAGGCATAGAATTCACAGGTATTCCAAGCGGTAGTTTTTTATACGTACTGAGCGGTATACATATTTTCCACCTGTTGGGAGCGATGATTTTTGCGCTGATTCTGTATTTCCAACTGGACAAAAGCAGAAAGGATGAAATTCAAAAACTAATCCTTCACACCAATCCATTTGAGAAAATGCGTGTTCGCTTATTCACCTTTTACTGGCATTTCATGGACGGTATTTGGCTTATTCTCTTTCTTTTATTTGTCTTAAGCTTCTGAAAAAATGAAGATTAATCTATCTACCAAAGTCAATCAAGACTACATCTCTGTGAAAAACGGTTTTGATGAGACCCTTTTTACTAAGCTAAGTCCCCCGTTTCCTCCTGTAAAATTACTTCGCTTCGACGGATCAGAAATCGGAGACTTGGTTTCGCTGGAGTTGAGTTTCTTACTTTTCAAGCAGCAATGGACAAGCAAAATCACGGAGAACAGCATGACCCCAAAGGAATATTACTTTATAGATATCGGTATAGTCCTCCCCTTTTTCCTAAAAAAATGGAGGCACAAACATCGGATCATAAATCTGGAAAATCATGCAGAAATCAGGGATGAAGTGGAGTTTTCAGGGCCGTTTGGCCTAGCAACTTTATTCTTATATCCACTGATTTATCTGCAGTTTTTGTACCGTAAACCTATTTATAAGAAGGTTTTTTCTTAGATTAAAATTTACCTCGAAGAGCACAGAGTTATTCGCAGAGAACGCAGTTGAATAAGTGATAGGAATTACACTTTACTGATACTTGAGCCTACCTTGTCGGTAGGCAGGTCTTCACGAATATCAATTTTTCCGTTCACAGAGCTGAACCGAAGCGATGACTAGAACCAAGTTCTCCCAATGTGAAAAGCTTTGTAGCCTATACATTACCCTTTATGCTCATTACAGTTATAAACTTAAATCACTTCCAGATTTTCGCAATTTTCTATTTCACAATCCCCATACAGCACGAGCGAGTGACTTTTGATGGATGATCTAAAAGCCTTGCCTATTTCTTCTTTGATCTCGTTGATTTTGGGATCAGAAAATTCCCTAATCTTCCGGCATTGATTACATACATGGTGATCATGATGCTTGTAAGTCAGTGCTTGCTCGTAAAGCGCTACCTTATCTTTGAATTGGTGTTTTACTGCCAACCCACTCTCCACCAGTAAGTCCAGCGTATTGTAAATGGTAGCACGGCTGATGGTATATCCCTTGTTTCTCATGCTCAAGAATAATCCTTCCACATCCATGTGCTCATCTTCCGGAAGAGAGTAAAGTTCGTCTATTACTGAAAATCTTTCAGGAGTTTTCCTGCTTCCCTGCTTTGTAAGGAAGTTTTCAAAGATTTTTTTAGCCTTTTCTATGAGGGCCTTGTCTGCCATGCTTTTGTACTAATTTGAATTAAAGATGAGTCATAATCCATTT contains:
- a CDS encoding cytochrome c oxidase subunit 3 codes for the protein MTKLKQQLTLFQRIERLHPYETLLYLGMIGSGLIFLFLTFAFLLSSRDLLAGMNQTMPIVFLISTFLLVVSGFSATSIKIAYHEENTDQLLRPLRNTVVLGLAFTFLQVIGWFELKSKGIEFTGIPSGSFLYVLSGIHIFHLLGAMIFALILYFQLDKSRKDEIQKLILHTNPFEKMRVRLFTFYWHFMDGIWLILFLLFVLSF
- a CDS encoding Fur family transcriptional regulator, which gives rise to MADKALIEKAKKIFENFLTKQGSRKTPERFSVIDELYSLPEDEHMDVEGLFLSMRNKGYTISRATIYNTLDLLVESGLAVKHQFKDKVALYEQALTYKHHDHHVCNQCRKIREFSDPKINEIKEEIGKAFRSSIKSHSLVLYGDCEIENCENLEVI